Proteins encoded in a region of the Niveibacterium umoris genome:
- a CDS encoding class I SAM-dependent methyltransferase — MNDTSARLRLNLGCGHRKLPGFLNVDKYPACEPDAVVDLEQFPWPWGDDSVAEVQLLHVLEHLGAAPDVYLGLMRELWRVCCDGAAVHIVVPHPRHDSFLNDPTHVRAVTGDGLLMFSQKANRRWVEQGAANTPLGLYLGIDFDLVSTEIDLDPWWQRRLQAGEVDREGVFEAARRENNVIRQSKFVLIARKGDRETEE; from the coding sequence ATGAACGACACCAGTGCGCGCCTGAGACTCAACCTTGGCTGCGGGCATCGCAAGCTGCCCGGCTTCCTGAACGTCGACAAGTACCCGGCGTGCGAACCCGATGCGGTCGTCGATCTCGAGCAGTTCCCATGGCCCTGGGGAGATGACTCCGTCGCGGAGGTCCAGTTGCTGCATGTGCTGGAGCATCTCGGGGCCGCCCCCGATGTCTACCTCGGACTGATGCGGGAACTCTGGCGGGTCTGCTGCGACGGGGCCGCCGTGCACATCGTGGTGCCCCATCCGCGGCATGACAGCTTCCTGAACGATCCGACGCATGTGCGCGCCGTGACCGGCGACGGCCTGCTGATGTTCAGCCAGAAGGCCAATCGTCGGTGGGTGGAACAGGGGGCCGCGAATACACCGCTTGGCCTGTATCTCGGAATCGATTTCGATCTTGTGTCGACGGAGATCGACCTTGACCCCTGGTGGCAACGGCGCTTGCAGGCCGGGGAGGTGGATCGTGAAGGAGTGTTCGAGGCGGCGCGACGTGAAAACAACGTCATCCGTCAGTCGAAGTTTGTGCTCATCGCCAGGAAGGGCGACCGCGAAACGGAGGAATGA